A section of the Ovis canadensis isolate MfBH-ARS-UI-01 breed Bighorn chromosome 1, ARS-UI_OviCan_v2, whole genome shotgun sequence genome encodes:
- the RAP2B gene encoding ras-related protein Rap-2b, with amino-acid sequence MREYKVVVLGSGGVGKSALTVQFVTGSFIEKYDPTIEDFYRKEIEVDSSPSVLEILDTAGTEQFASMRDLYIKNGQGFILVYSLVNQQSFQDIKPMRDQIIRVKRYERVPMILVGNKVDLEGEREVSFGEGKALAEEWSCPFMETSAKNKASVDELFAEIVRQMNYAAQPNGDEGCCSACVIL; translated from the coding sequence ATGAGAGAGTACAAAGTGGTGGTGCTGGGCTCGGGCGGCGTGGGCAAGTCCGCCCTCACGGTGCAGTTCGTGACCGGCTCCTTCATCGAGAAGTATGACCCCACCATCGAGGACTTCTACCGCAAAGAGATTGAGGTGGACTCATCGCCGTCGGTGCTGGAGATCTTGGACACGGCGGGCACGGAGCAGTTCGCATCCATGCGGGACCTGTACATCAAAAATGGCCAGGGCTTCATCCTCGTGTACAGCCTTGTTAACCAGCAGAGCTTCCAGGACATCAAGCCCATGCGGGACCAGATCATCCGCGTGAAGCGGTACGAGCGCGTGCCCATGATTCTGGTGGGCAACAAGGTGGACCTGGAGGGCGAGCGTGAGGTTTCATTCGGCGAGGGCAAGGCCCTGGCGGAGGAGTGGAGCTGCCCCTTCATGGAGACTTCGGCCAAAAACAAAGCCTCGGTGGACGAGCTGTTCGCCGAGATCGTGCGGCAGATGAACTACGCGGCGCAGCCCAACGGTGATGAGGGCTGCTGCTCGGCCTGCGTGATCCTCTGA